A genomic window from Glycine max cultivar Williams 82 chromosome 17, Glycine_max_v4.0, whole genome shotgun sequence includes:
- the LOC100813006 gene encoding DNA replication licensing factor MCM2 encodes MAPENPSTPDPESPTSPSVGFNTDQLPHTHTSHASQDDEASVDPDIVRDDIEEQPEEEEEDGEDLYNDNFLDDYKRMDEADQFESFGLDDSLEDDRDFDQIMQDRRAAEVELEARDGRASNRNKLPQLLHDQDTDDDNHRSSKRARADFRPSVASDDDFDGMQSSPGRSQRHSREDILMTDQTEDDRDDDDFDDGYEMYHVQGTLREWVTRDEVRRFIARKFKDFLLTYLNPKNEHRDKEYVWLINEMVSASKCSLEIDYKQFIYVHPNIAIWLADAPQSVLEVMEDVTKNVVFELHPNYRNIHQKIYVRITNLPVYDQIRNIRQIHLNTMIRIGGVVTRRSGVFPQLQQVKYDCNKCGAILGPFFQNSYSEVKVGSCPECQSKGPFTVNIEQTIYRNFQKLTLQESPGIVPAGRLPRYKEVILLNDLIDCARPGEEIEVTGVYTNNFDLSLNTKNGFPVFATVVEANYVTKKQDLFSAYKLTQEDIEEIENLAKDPRIGERIVKSIAPSIYGHDDIKTAIALAMFGGQEKNVEGKHRLRGDINVLLLGDPGTAKSQFLKYVEKTGQRAVYTTGKGASAVGLTAAVHKDPVTREWTLEGGALVLADKGICLIDEFDKMNDQDRVSIHEAMEQQSISISKAGIVTSLQARCSVIAAANPVGGRYDSSKTFSQNVELTDPIISRFDILCVVKDVVDPVTDEMLATFVVDSHFKSQPKGAKQDDKSFSEFQDIHASAMPADPEILPQQLLKKYITYAKLNIFPRLQDADMDKLSHVYAELRRESSHGQGVPIAVRHIESMIRMSEAHARMHLRQHVTQEDVDMAIRVLLESFISTQKFGVQKALQKSFRKYMTFKKDYNELLLYILRELVKNALHFEEIVTGSASGLTHIDVKVDDLYHKAQEHDIYDLKPFFNSSHFSRANFVLDEERRVIRHHLTR; translated from the exons atggcACCTGAAAACCCTTCAACGCCAGATCCCGAATCGCCAACCTCTCCTTCCGTTGGTTTCAACACCGACCAGCTTCCTCACACCCACACCAGCCATGCCTCCCAAGACGACGAGGCTTCCGTCGATCCCGATATCGTACGAGACGACATTGAAGAACAgcccgaggaagaagaagaagatggagagGATCTTTACAATGACAATTTTTTGGA TGATTATAAGAGAATGGATGAGGCTGACCAGTTCGAATCGTTCGGGCTGGACGACTCGTTGGAAGACGACAGAGATTTTGATCAGATCATGCAAGATCGAAGGGCTGCGGAGGTTGAACTCGAGGCGCGCGATGGTCGCGCTTCCAATCGTAACAAGCTTCCCCAGCTTCTCCACGACCAGG ATACAGATGATGACAATCACAGGTCTTCTAAAAGGGCTCGAGCTGATTTTAGACCTTCTGTAGCAAGTGATGATGACTTTGATGGTATGCAAAGTTCACCTGGAAGGTCACAACGGCACTCAAGAGAGGATATTCTTATGACTGATCAAACGGAGGATGATCGAGATGAC gatgattttgatgatggatACGAGATGTATCATGTTCAAGGTACACTTAGAGAGTGGGTTACAAGAGATGAAGTGCGCCGCTTCATAGCCAGGAAATTCAAGGACTTCTTACTTACTTATCTTAATCCAAAAAATGAACATCGGGACAAGGAATATGTCTGGCTGATAAATGAGATGGTGTCag CTAGTAAGTGCAGTTTGGAGATAGATTACAAACAATTTATCTATGTTCATCCCAACATTGCCATTTGGCTAGCTGATGCCCCTCAATCTGTCTTAGAAGTAATGGAAGATGTTACGAAAAATGTTGTCTTTGAATTACATCCAAATTACAGGAATATACACCAAAAGATTTATGTGCGCATAACCAACTTGCCAGTTTATGATCAGATTCGAAATATAAG GCAGATCCACTTGAATACAATGATCCGAATTGGGGGAGTAGTAACCAGACGTTCTGGAGTTTTCCCCCAGTTGCAGCAGGTGAAGTATGACTGTAACAAATGCGGGGCAATTTTGGGGCCTTTTTTTCAGAATTCATATTCAGAGGTGAAAGTGGGATCCTGTCCTGAGTGTCAATCAAAAGGACCGTTCACTGTCAATATTGAACAG ACAATTTATAGGAATTTTCAGAAGCTTACCCTCCAAGAGAGTCCAGGGATAGTTCCTGCAGGTCGACTTCCAAGATACAAGGAAGTGATACTATTAAATGATCTGATTGATTGTGCACGCCCTGGAGAAGAAATT GAGGTCACAGGTGTTTATACCAATAATTTTGACTTATccttaaacacaaaaaatggGTTTCCAGTGTTTGCCACTGTTGTTGAGGCAAATTATGTTACGAAAAAGCAAGACCTTTTTTCTGCCTACAAACTTACACAGGAAGACATAGAAGAGATTGAAAATTTGGCTAAAGACCCTCGAATTGGAGAAAGG ATTGTTAAGTCTATTGCTCCATCAATCTATGGTCATGATGACATAAAAACTGCAATAGCTTTAGCTATGTTTGGAGGTCAAGAAAAAAACGTGGAAGGAAAGCACCGCCTGCGGGGAGACATAAATGTTCTTCTTCTGGGTGATCCAGGGACAGCGAAGTCTCAGTTTCTCAA GTATGTTGAGAAAACTGGACAGAGAGCTGTATACACTACTGGTAAAGGGGCTTCTGCCGTGGGTCTTACAGCTGCCGTTCATAAGGATCCAGTCACAAGGGAGTGGACTCTTGAAGGGGGAGCACTTGTTCTAGCTGACAAAGGAATTTGTCTTATTGATGAGTTTGACAAGATGAATGATCAGGATAG GGTGAGTATCCATGAAGCCATGGAGCAGCAGAGTATAAGCATATCAAAAGCTGGAATTGTTACATCTCTTCAGGCACGCTGCTCTGTTATTGCTGCTGCAAATCCTGTTGGAGGAAG ATATGATTCCTCAAAAACATTCTCTCAAAATGTTGAATTGACAGATCCAATTATTTCTCGTTTTGATATCCTCTGTGTTGTGAag GATGTTGTTGATCCAGTCACTGATGAAATGCTTGCAACGTTTGTCGTTGACAGTCACTTCAAGTCACAACCCAAGGGTGCCAAGCAAGATGATAAGTCCTTTAGTGAGTTCCAAGATATCCATGCATCTGCCATGCCAGCTGATCCAGAG ATACTTCCTCAACAGCTACTGAAGAAGTACATTACATATGCCAAGTTGAATATTTTTCCAAGGTTACAAGATGCTGATATGGATAAACTGTCACATGTCTATGCCGAACTGCGGAGGGAATCTTCA CACGGACAAGGAGTCCCTATTGCTGTAAGGCACATTGAATCAATGATAAGGATGTCTGAAGCACATGCGAGAATGCATCTCAGGCAACATGTTACACAAGAGGATGTAGACATGGCAATTCGTGTTCTACTTGAATCATTCATTTCAACTCAAAAATTTGGGGTGCAGAAGGCTCTTCAGAAG AGCTTTAGAAAGTATATGACTTTCAAAAAGGACTACAATGAACTGCTCCTTTATATTCTTCGCGAGCTTGTAAAGAATGCTCTGcattttgaagaaattgtcaCCGGATCTGCTTCTGGTCTAACTCACATAGATGTCAAAGTAGATGATCTCTACCACAAG gctcaagagcatgatatttaTGATCTGAAACCATTCTTCAATAGCAGCCACTTTTCAAGGGCCAATTTTGTATTGGATGAAGAACGGAGAGTGATCAGACATCACCTTACCAGATGA
- the LOC100803765 gene encoding transcription factor bHLH148 has product MASSPSSSSSSSSSMVSNPVPNTDRSRDAKRRKKKAQLRQQLRQEDQSNPKWKSQAQQQIYSSKLRQALARVNLGSSAPPRRGKAVRDAADRVLAVTAKGRTRWSRAILTNRLKLKFTKHKRQRVTITTPPTRSKKPRVSVYRLKGKGSPGVQRKVRFLGRLVPGCRKEPLPVILEEAIDYIPALEMQVRAMSALFNLLSGGGAASTSAPPSSS; this is encoded by the coding sequence ATGGCATCGTCACCTTCATCATcatcgtcgtcgtcgtcgtctaTGGTCTCAAATCCAGTTCCGAACACGGACCGGTCACGTGACGCGAAACGGAGGAAGAAGAAAGCGCAGCTGAGGCAGCAACTACGGCAAGAGGACCAGAGCAATCCCAAGTGGAAATCCCAAGCGCAGCAACAAATCTACTCCTCCAAGCTGCGCCAAGCCTTAGCCAGAGTTAACCTCGGGTCGTCGGCGCCGCCGCGCCGAGGCAAAGCCGTGCGCGACGCCGCCGACAGAGTCCTAGCCGTGACGGCCAAGGGGAGGACGCGCTGGAGCCGAGCCATCCTCACCAACCGGCTCAAGCTCAAGTTCACAAAACACAAGCGACAGAGAGTTACAATTACAACACCCCCAACCCGGTCAAAGAAACCCCGGGTCAGCGTTTACCGGCTGAAGGGGAAGGGTTCGCCGGGTGTGCAGAGAAAAGTGAGGTTTCTCGGACGCTTGGTTCCCGGTTGCCGAAAAGAACCGTTACCGGTTATTTTGGAAGAAGCCATTGATTACATACCCGCGCTTGAGATGCAGGTTCGAGCCATGAGCGCTCTCTTTAACCTTCTCTCCGGCGGCGGCGCCGCCTCCACTTCCGCGCCACCTAGCTCGTCATAG
- the LOC102666590 gene encoding uncharacterized protein, translating to MKESQTPHKTHALARSSEKSNRRSQDSPNFNKAQRTSQNLTQFFRLCFLHIQFFMFIVAFIFCQIQTKCLNAALKSISEVPMNSSTISDTLYANRSEDATISLVEEGLKETLLPSDKIPSEKVIDEVGIVSIKCLYAYELESSMFPSTESEIAAIDLTNAKPKVFNSHNAAPQYKNLMDEITKYIIEDLYTNTVPEDFDRSYQLMSAKNRTVLLLFCTWLIGVLAIFFFTSDIHCPYRGPLPT from the exons ATGAAAGAATCTCAAACGCCTCACAAGACCCATGCTCTTGCTCGCTCATCGGAGAAGAGCAATCGCAGATCGCAGGATTCCCCAAACTTCAATAAGGCACAACGCACTTCGCAAAATCTTACTCAGTTTTTTCGGCTTTGCTTTCTACACATTcaatttttcatgtttattgtTGCTTTCATCTTTTGCCAGATTCAAACCAAATGTTTGAATGCTGCATTGAAATCCATTTCTGAAGTTCCTATGAATTCCTCCACAATATCCGACACTTTATACGCTAATCGCAGTGAAGACGCTACT ATCTCGTTGGTGGAAGAAGGTTTGAAGGAAACCTTGCTTCCGTCTGATAAAATACCGTCTGAAAAGGTCATCGATGAAGTAGGAATTGTTTCCATTAAATGTTTGTATGCCTATGAATTGGAAAGTTCCATGTTCCCTTCCACAGAGTCAGAGATTGCTGCTATTGATCTTACAAATGCAAAACCTAAGGTCTTCAACTCACACAATGCTGCACCTCAATATAAGAATCTTATGGATGAAATAACCAAATATATCATAGAAGATCTTTATACGAATACTGTGCCAGAAGACTTCGATCGGTCTTATCAATTGATGTCTGCAAAAAACCGAACGGTGTTGCTGTTGTTCTGCACTTGGCTTATTGGAGTGTTGGCTATATTTTTCTTCACTTCTGATATTCATTGCCCTTACCGTGGACCATTGCCGACTTGA
- the LOC100527230 gene encoding putative calcium-binding protein: MCPSGRTLLPSSVSDFRPAFDVLDADRDGKISRDDLRAFYAGVGGGGDDVIGAMMTVADTNKDGFVEYEEFERVVSAERKPVGYCGAMEDVFRVMDKDGDGKLSHHDLKTYMACAGFPATDNDINAMIRFGGGDQNGGVTFDGLLRILALDCSPAN; encoded by the coding sequence ATGTGCCCTTCCGGTCGCACCCTCCTCCCTTCCTCCGTCTCCGATTTCCGACCGGCATTCGACGTCCTCGATGCCGACCGCGACGGCAAAATCAGCCGCGACGACCTCCGCGCCTTCTACGCCGGAGTCGGCGGCGGAGGAGATGACGTGATCGGGGCAATGATGACAGTGGCTGACACCAATAAGGACGGGTTCGTGGAGTACGAGGAGTTCGAGCGCGTGGTCTCGGCGGAGAGAAAGCCCGTGGGGTACTGTGGGGCCATGGAGGACGTGTTCAGGGTCATGGACAAGGACGGCGACGGCAAGCTCAGCCACCATGATCTGAAGACTTACATGGCCTGCGCTGGTTTTCCGGCCACCGACAACGACATCAACGCCATGATCCGATTCGGCGGCGGCGACCAAAACGGCGGCGTTACGTTCGATGGTTTGCTTCGTATATTGGCGCTTGATTGTTCCCCCGCTAATTAA